In Candidatus Binatia bacterium, the genomic window CACCGGGAAGGCCATCATCTTCACGGCGACCACGATGTTCGCTGGGACGGTCTTCTGGTTCTTCTCGAGCCTCAAGTTCCAGGCGGAGATGGGGATTCTCCTCGCACTGCTGATGTCACTGAACACGTTCGGTGGCCTCGTCGTGGTTCCGTCGCTCGTGAAGATCATCCGCCCGAGCTTCCTGCTCAAACGGCGTGATGCAGCCCTCGAGCGGCTGGCGGCTGAAGGAAAGCCGCCGCCCGAGCCGTTCGATCCAACCAAGGAGTTTAGCTTCGTCCACTGACCGGAAGCCCCCTTCGGTGGGCCGATCCGACCTTTCGACCCGAATGGTTTGCGAAGAACCGCTTAAGGCAGGAGGCTTGGCTCGACCGTGAGTTCCAGAGCTACAGAAGCCGGCACTGGGTCCGCTGAAATCTGCGCCGAGCATCTGCACAAGAGCTTCGGCGGCACGGTTGCGGTCCGCGACGTGTCGTTCGAGGTCGCTCGAGGCGAGGTGATCGGTTTTCTCGGCCCCAACGGTGCGGGCAAGAGCACGACACTGCGGATGGTGACGGGCGTTTTCCCGCCCACCGCGGGGCGTGCGTCGATCGCCGGTCACGATGTTGTGAACGAGGCCATCCAAGCCCGGCGCTCGCTGGGCTACCTGCCGGAGCGCACGTCGCTCTACCAGGACATGGCCGTCTTGGATTACCTGCGTTTCGTCGCCGACATGAAGCAGATTCCGGCCCGGGAAACCGGGAAGGCGGTCACGTGGGCAATGGGCAACACGGGGACCGAGCACGTTTCCCACCGTCTGATCGGGAACCTCTCGAAGGGGTACCGCCAGAGGGTCGGAATCGCGCAGGCGATCCTCGGCGATCCCTCGGTCCTCATCCTCGATGAGCCGACCTCCGGGCTCGACCCGGAGCAGGTGAGCGACATTCGGACGCTCATCCGCGGGCTGGGGGACGATAAGCGCACCGTCGTGTTGTCGACGCACATCCTGCCCGAGGTCGAAATGATCTGCTCGCGCGTGATCATCCTCGCGCGTGGACGCATCCTCGCGGTGGATGAGCCGAGCCGACTCGAGCGACGGCTCCGCCCCTACAGGGAGTTGGCCGCGCGTGTCGTCGAAGCGACCGATGGCATGATGACCGCCCTGCGCAGCCTCGAGCACGTGTCCGAAGTCGTCGTGGAAGCGGCGAAGGGCGACGAAGAGGGCGGCGCTTCGGGGACGCGCGTCGTCGTGCGATTGGACCACGGCTTCGACAGACGCCGCGAGATCGCTTCGAAGATCGTGGACAGCGGAGCTGGGCTTCTCGAGCTCACGCCGGTCGTGATGACGCTCGAGGAGATCTTCTTGAAGCTCGTCGGGGACAGCGAGGCCGACGTCGCATGAACGCGATTCTCACCATCGCCAAGCGCGAGTTCTTCGCGTACTTCGGCTCGCCGACGGCGTACATCCTCTTGGCCGTCTATCTCGGCCTCACCGGATACTTCTTCTACAGCGATGTCGCCTTCTTCGTGACGTTCGGCGCGCAGTACCTCGCAACCGGTCTCTGGCGGTACGTCTTCATCGATTACCGGCTCGTCACGCTTCTCGTGATGCCGCTCGTCACGATGAGGTTGTTCGCCGAGGAGCGGAAGCTCGGCACGATCGAGCTTCTCTGGACGCTTCCCGTTCGCGACTACCAGATCATCCTCGGCAAGTTCCTCGCCGCCTGGGGCTTCTTCGGGGTCCTGGTGATGCTCGCACTGATTCCGTTCGGGGTGTTCTACGCATTCCATCCGTTCGAGTTGGGCCCGCCCGCGGCAGGCCTGCTGGGCCTGGTGTTGCTGGGCACGGCTTTCATTGCGTGTGGTCTCGCGGCATCGACGTTGAGTGAGAACCAGGTCGTTTCCGCGATGGTGACCTACGGGATCCTGGTTTTCTTCTGGTTCATGACCTGGAACGAAGCCGTCGGGAACGAGGAACTCATCCGCGTACTCACGCTGCTCTCCCTGTTCGATCACTATTACAGCTTCGCGACCGGCAAGATTCAGACGGTCGACATCATCTACTTCCTCTTCTTCATCTTCTTCTTCTTGTACGCTGGCCTCCGTTCGCTCCAGAGCCGTTCATGGCGGGGGGTCGCTTGATCCCGAAGGGCGCACGGTGGCATCTCGCCGCGCTGGCGGTCGAACTCGGTCTGCTCGGCTTGATCGGCCTGTTCCTCATCGCGGTGGGGTACGCGCACAACGTGACCTTCGATCTCACGCCGACGAAGGAGCACACCCTCTCCGACCAGGCGCAGCGGACCGCGAAGCGCCTGGATCGCGACGTGATGGTTACCGCGTTCTACAACAGCCAGGATCAGGGTCGGGTTCGCTACTTGAAGGACCTGCTCCAAAAGTTCGAGCAGCTCAACTCGCACTTCAGTTTCAAGATGTACGATCTCGACCGGAGCCCGCTTCTCGCGAATCGCTACGGGATCGTGAGCTACAACTCCGGCGTCGTCGAAGATGCCGATCGCAAGCTCGTGGTTCGCGATCTCGCGGAACCGTCGCTGACGACCCACCTCATCAAGATCATCGAGGGGCTCGAGAGGACGGCGTTGTTCTCGACGGGCCACGGCGAGCGCGATCCCGGCAATCCGGACGAGCGCGTCGGGCTCTCGCTCGTTGCGAAGGCGCTCGAGGCCGACAACTACCGGATCGAGCGCAGTAGCGACCTGCGCGGGGGGATCCCCCAAGGCGTTGCCCTACTCGTCATCGCCGGTCCGAAGACCGATTTCACGGAAACCGAGATCACCGTGGTTCGTTCGTACATCGAACGGGGCGGGGGCGCGCTGATCCTGCTCGAGGCGGGTGCGCCCAAGCGGATTCAGGCGCTGGTAGAAGAGTACGGGGTCTTCCCCGGGAACGACCTGATCGTCGATGAGCGCAATCGGCTCTTCTTCGCCGATAGCTTTGCGCCGCAGGTCGCGTTCTTCAACGAGCAGATCCTGCCCTACACCGGTGCACCGCCCGCGGTACTGCCGCTGGCGCAGTCCGTCACGGTCGCGGCGCCGAAGGTGGAGGGGATCAGCAACGCACCGCTCGCGTTCACGGGCGCCGACACCTGGGCGGATGCCGAGCGTATCAGCGTAGAGAACGAGCAGCCGAAGTTCCGGGAAGGGATCGATCGAGTCGGCCCCGTCCCGGTCGCGGCCATCGCCCATGTCGCTGCAGCCTCGGATGCCCCGGTGGCGCCGGGGCGCGCGGACGCGAACGGCTCGGTGATCGTCGTGGGCGACGTGAGCTTCGCGACGAACCTGTACTCCGGCTCCCTCGGCAACAAGGATCTCTTCCTCAACTTCTCGCACCTGGCTGCGCGGGCCGAAGCGCTCATCGCCGTGCGTGACAACGAGACCCCTGGAGGCACCTTCTCCCGGATCTATCTCACCGCCGCCCAGGGACGAACCCTCTTCTGGTGCT contains:
- a CDS encoding ABC transporter ATP-binding protein translates to MSSRATEAGTGSAEICAEHLHKSFGGTVAVRDVSFEVARGEVIGFLGPNGAGKSTTLRMVTGVFPPTAGRASIAGHDVVNEAIQARRSLGYLPERTSLYQDMAVLDYLRFVADMKQIPARETGKAVTWAMGNTGTEHVSHRLIGNLSKGYRQRVGIAQAILGDPSVLILDEPTSGLDPEQVSDIRTLIRGLGDDKRTVVLSTHILPEVEMICSRVIILARGRILAVDEPSRLERRLRPYRELAARVVEATDGMMTALRSLEHVSEVVVEAAKGDEEGGASGTRVVVRLDHGFDRRREIASKIVDSGAGLLELTPVVMTLEEIFLKLVGDSEADVA
- a CDS encoding ABC transporter permease, translating into MNAILTIAKREFFAYFGSPTAYILLAVYLGLTGYFFYSDVAFFVTFGAQYLATGLWRYVFIDYRLVTLLVMPLVTMRLFAEERKLGTIELLWTLPVRDYQIILGKFLAAWGFFGVLVMLALIPFGVFYAFHPFELGPPAAGLLGLVLLGTAFIACGLAASTLSENQVVSAMVTYGILVFFWFMTWNEAVGNEELIRVLTLLSLFDHYYSFATGKIQTVDIIYFLFFIFFFLYAGLRSLQSRSWRGVA
- a CDS encoding Gldg family protein, with amino-acid sequence MAGGRLIPKGARWHLAALAVELGLLGLIGLFLIAVGYAHNVTFDLTPTKEHTLSDQAQRTAKRLDRDVMVTAFYNSQDQGRVRYLKDLLQKFEQLNSHFSFKMYDLDRSPLLANRYGIVSYNSGVVEDADRKLVVRDLAEPSLTTHLIKIIEGLERTALFSTGHGERDPGNPDERVGLSLVAKALEADNYRIERSSDLRGGIPQGVALLVIAGPKTDFTETEITVVRSYIERGGGALILLEAGAPKRIQALVEEYGVFPGNDLIVDERNRLFFADSFAPQVAFFNEQILPYTGAPPAVLPLAQSVTVAAPKVEGISNAPLAFTGADTWADAERISVENEQPKFREGIDRVGPVPVAAIAHVAAASDAPVAPGRADANGSVIVVGDVSFATNLYSGSLGNKDLFLNFSHLAARAEALIAVRDNETPGGTFSRIYLTAAQGRTLFWCSVILLPGAVLLLGGFVGWRRRLRTAG